One window of Gloeothece citriformis PCC 7424 genomic DNA carries:
- a CDS encoding TRADD-N-associated membrane domain-containing protein, with protein sequence MNNQPVPNSQEILELNIAQERLRQARYSFNLALIATAVSFCVSFVGAILLLSGKVSGGIVTSLGGLISSAKYLKVAKEFDDRL encoded by the coding sequence ATGAATAACCAACCAGTCCCTAACTCTCAAGAAATACTAGAATTAAATATTGCTCAGGAGCGTTTGCGCCAAGCTCGTTACAGTTTCAATCTGGCTTTGATTGCAACCGCAGTGTCTTTTTGTGTTAGCTTTGTAGGAGCTATATTACTACTGTCCGGCAAAGTTTCAGGAGGAATAGTTACATCTTTGGGTGGCTTAATTTCTAGCGCAAAATATCTTAAAGTTGCCAAAGAATTTGACGATCGGCTTTAG
- a CDS encoding di-heme-cytochrome C peroxidase: MFYKVFQCFFVFVFFLWVTCGQASANVKPRVADLNQGWSRQEVQIYNYYSEGTNLAPLDFVLNLPDPKNPGAKFIDKLSTEYGFIPGEKSKLNPDGLPVGFTIDKRPEKFQDRSYLGITCATCHTRQLVYEKTNNSGSTSTSILPVHGGPSLVDFPRFSKDFYDSFFTLLKDDVLMTTFATDVLKKTPEPEDIDNLRNEIRTFTGPLVATNEIIEEMQISPADFGPGNLNALTQGYYNNVGLGAWLKRQQPTATKTSGGSTPLRIEFEGTVNYPPMWFAYRDNWAQWFAEIHHLGQRSWIQSVSTSPVRPPKMIEAFKEGSFLTSIDFNNIETIQNLLQRLRPPKWPEQTLGKLKPKLVTKGKVLFQENCAQCHLHTDELPHLQTDELPNELGLIFKERQAFDVGTDPVAYQQFEEKANERVVGLVDLSEKIFGLRNAQLAAQFKPQYPETYPEIIANYQKHDSKGRPNKFALAQEYYGGTEQDSWPKSGAVYWASPLQGIFASSPYFHNGSVPTLRDVLSPPEQRPTTFLTGSNSFDPKNVGLKNEGYFTYNTTEKGKGNGGHPFGTQLPPEQKEALLEYLKSI; encoded by the coding sequence ATGTTTTACAAAGTCTTTCAATGTTTTTTCGTCTTTGTGTTCTTTCTGTGGGTTACTTGCGGACAAGCATCAGCAAATGTAAAGCCACGAGTAGCTGACCTAAACCAGGGTTGGTCACGCCAAGAAGTTCAAATATACAACTATTACTCGGAAGGAACAAACCTTGCTCCTCTTGACTTCGTTCTCAACCTCCCCGATCCTAAAAATCCAGGAGCGAAATTCATCGATAAATTAAGCACAGAATACGGATTTATACCGGGTGAAAAATCGAAACTTAACCCCGATGGTCTGCCGGTGGGATTTACCATTGATAAACGCCCGGAAAAGTTTCAGGATCGATCCTACTTAGGTATTACTTGTGCTACCTGTCATACTCGGCAATTGGTTTATGAAAAAACCAATAATTCTGGTTCTACGTCAACTTCGATCCTACCGGTTCATGGAGGCCCGTCGCTGGTAGATTTTCCTCGTTTTTCAAAGGATTTTTACGACTCTTTCTTTACCCTGTTGAAAGATGACGTTTTAATGACAACCTTTGCCACAGACGTTTTGAAAAAGACTCCAGAACCAGAAGATATAGACAATCTGCGGAATGAAATACGCACATTCACCGGCCCCCTTGTTGCCACTAATGAAATCATTGAGGAAATGCAAATTTCACCAGCAGACTTTGGACCCGGAAATTTGAACGCTTTAACCCAGGGTTACTACAATAACGTAGGACTTGGCGCGTGGTTGAAACGGCAACAGCCAACCGCAACAAAAACCAGTGGCGGCAGCACTCCCTTACGAATTGAGTTTGAAGGGACGGTCAATTATCCCCCGATGTGGTTCGCTTATCGAGATAACTGGGCACAATGGTTTGCTGAAATTCATCATTTAGGGCAAAGAAGCTGGATTCAGTCTGTATCGACTTCCCCTGTACGACCTCCAAAAATGATTGAGGCGTTTAAAGAAGGATCGTTTTTGACATCCATTGACTTCAATAATATTGAAACGATTCAAAATTTACTGCAACGCCTTCGACCTCCAAAATGGCCAGAACAGACTTTAGGAAAACTGAAGCCAAAATTAGTTACAAAAGGCAAAGTGTTGTTCCAAGAAAACTGTGCCCAATGCCATCTACACACCGACGAATTACCGCATCTACAAACCGACGAATTACCGAACGAACTGGGGCTTATCTTTAAAGAGCGTCAGGCTTTTGATGTAGGTACGGATCCGGTTGCTTACCAACAATTTGAGGAAAAGGCCAATGAGCGTGTCGTCGGACTTGTGGATCTTTCTGAGAAAATCTTCGGACTTCGCAATGCACAACTTGCCGCACAATTTAAACCCCAATATCCTGAAACTTATCCGGAAATAATCGCCAATTATCAGAAACACGATTCCAAAGGAAGACCGAACAAATTTGCCCTAGCGCAAGAATATTACGGTGGAACAGAGCAAGATTCATGGCCAAAGAGTGGGGCGGTTTACTGGGCCTCTCCATTGCAAGGGATATTTGCTTCGTCTCCCTATTTTCATAATGGTTCAGTTCCCACACTTCGGGACGTACTTTCTCCACCTGAACAACGTCCTACGACCTTTTTAACGGGTTCAAACTCATTTGATCCCAAAAATGTCGGCTTAAAAAACGAGGGATATTTTACTTACAACACTACTGAGAAAGGAAAAGGTAACGGCGGACATCCGTTCGGGACTCAACTGCCACCGGAGCAAAAGGAGGCTTTGCTCGAATATCTTAAATCTATTTAA
- a CDS encoding alpha/beta hydrolase, translated as MGEHTQGTFQCIGGIELYYQCWHPPASPKGILTIIHGLGGHSGLFKHIIDYFLPLNYKIYACDLPGHGRSPGQRGYIKSWDEFRGDIDAFLSLIKQQNPHCPCFLYGNSLGGVIVLDYGLSYPEKIQGVIAAGAPLGRVGISPFKLFIGQILSRVWPRFSLDTGIPLEAGSRDQKAIESYLNDSLRHRKGTARLATELFTTVEKIQNNASNLKVPLLILHGEKDPVSLPEGVHTFFNHVTFADKTFIEYPEALHDLHNELNYPEIMADLATWLENHRQ; from the coding sequence ATGGGAGAACATACACAAGGAACGTTTCAATGTATTGGAGGAATAGAACTATACTATCAATGTTGGCATCCGCCAGCTTCTCCTAAAGGAATCTTAACTATTATACATGGATTAGGGGGTCATAGTGGATTATTTAAGCATATTATTGACTATTTCCTTCCCTTAAATTATAAAATCTATGCCTGTGATTTACCCGGTCATGGTCGTTCTCCTGGACAACGAGGCTATATTAAGAGTTGGGATGAATTTCGCGGAGATATTGATGCTTTTCTCAGTCTAATTAAACAACAAAATCCCCATTGTCCTTGTTTTCTTTATGGGAATAGCTTAGGAGGAGTAATTGTCTTAGATTATGGATTATCTTATCCTGAAAAAATTCAAGGCGTAATTGCAGCCGGTGCGCCATTAGGACGGGTAGGAATTTCTCCCTTTAAACTGTTTATCGGACAAATTTTATCTCGTGTTTGGCCGCGTTTTAGCCTTGATACTGGTATTCCCCTAGAAGCGGGAAGCCGGGATCAAAAAGCAATAGAAAGTTATCTCAATGATTCTTTACGTCATAGAAAAGGAACGGCACGTTTAGCCACCGAACTCTTTACAACAGTTGAAAAAATTCAAAATAATGCCTCTAATTTAAAAGTTCCTTTATTAATCCTTCATGGCGAAAAAGATCCAGTTTCTTTACCCGAAGGTGTTCATACTTTTTTTAATCATGTTACCTTTGCCGATAAAACCTTTATAGAATATCCAGAAGCCTTACATGACCTTCATAACGAACTGAATTATCCAGAAATTATGGCAGATTTAGCGACTTGGTTAGAAAATCATAGACAATAA
- a CDS encoding 1-acyl-sn-glycerol-3-phosphate acyltransferase — MPHAHSKLNFIPQSFNPAVLKLSHVLLPFVLRFRVRRWLIGGITRIQAENVETLVKLYQQFQAGKIRFLMAFRHPEVEDPLCLLYLLSRIVPRVARKEGISLHLPVHNHFIYDRGMVIWAGKWLGWLFSRGGGIPIHRGKPLDRIALKAARELFVNGEFPLTVAPEGATNGHHERVSPLEPGVAQLGFWCVEDLMKANRTEEVYILPISLRYYYIKPPWAKLAQLLAQLEADTGLPVQHLDQSDLSHPEEILYPRLFKLGEYLLTELEAFYHRFYRQTIPPIPEDPNLTPNQILGIRLQNLLDTALKVAEDYFNLPQQGTIIDRCRRLEEAGWNAVYREDIPDINKISPLQRGLANWIAEEGELRVKHMRLVESFVAVSGSYVKENPTAERFAETTLILFDLISRIKGVKMPRRPRLGKRRVKITIGEPISVNKRWETYQQSRKIAKEAIANLTNDLYIALEELVKI; from the coding sequence ATGCCTCACGCCCATTCAAAACTCAACTTTATTCCCCAAAGCTTTAACCCCGCAGTCTTAAAACTGAGTCATGTTTTACTTCCCTTCGTGTTGCGCTTTCGAGTAAGACGCTGGTTAATTGGGGGTATTACTCGCATTCAAGCAGAAAACGTCGAAACTTTAGTCAAACTCTATCAACAGTTTCAAGCCGGAAAAATCCGCTTTTTAATGGCGTTTCGTCATCCTGAAGTCGAAGATCCTCTGTGTTTATTATATTTATTGTCTCGTATTGTTCCCAGAGTCGCCCGGAAAGAGGGAATTTCTCTACATCTTCCCGTTCATAACCATTTTATCTATGATCGAGGGATGGTAATATGGGCGGGTAAATGGTTAGGATGGTTATTTTCCAGAGGCGGAGGGATACCCATTCATCGCGGTAAACCCCTCGATCGCATCGCCCTAAAAGCAGCAAGAGAACTATTTGTCAATGGGGAATTTCCCCTAACTGTAGCCCCCGAAGGCGCAACCAATGGCCATCATGAACGGGTGAGTCCCTTAGAACCGGGAGTTGCACAATTAGGGTTTTGGTGTGTGGAAGATTTAATGAAAGCTAATCGCACTGAAGAAGTTTATATCCTTCCTATCTCTCTTCGATACTACTATATTAAACCCCCTTGGGCAAAACTCGCTCAATTACTAGCTCAATTAGAGGCCGATACGGGTTTACCGGTTCAACATTTAGATCAATCAGATTTATCCCATCCCGAAGAAATTTTATATCCCCGTCTATTTAAATTAGGAGAATATTTACTAACAGAATTAGAAGCTTTTTATCATCGTTTTTATCGTCAAACCATTCCCCCAATTCCTGAAGATCCTAATTTAACTCCGAATCAAATATTAGGAATTAGACTACAAAATTTATTAGATACCGCTTTAAAAGTAGCGGAAGACTATTTTAACTTACCTCAACAAGGAACGATCATCGATCGGTGTCGCCGTTTAGAAGAGGCGGGATGGAATGCAGTTTATCGAGAAGATATCCCCGATATCAATAAAATATCCCCTTTACAACGAGGGTTAGCCAATTGGATCGCCGAAGAAGGGGAATTAAGAGTTAAACATATGCGTTTAGTCGAGAGTTTTGTGGCCGTATCGGGAAGTTATGTTAAAGAAAATCCAACAGCAGAAAGATTTGCAGAAACGACCTTAATTTTATTTGATTTAATCTCTCGAATTAAAGGGGTTAAAATGCCTCGTCGTCCCCGTTTAGGAAAACGGAGGGTTAAGATAACCATTGGTGAACCAATTTCCGTTAATAAACGTTGGGAAACTTATCAACAAAGTCGGAAAATAGCTAAAGAAGCGATCGCTAATTTAACGAATGATTTATATATAGCGTTAGAAGAGTTGGTTAAAATTTAA
- a CDS encoding alpha-amylase family glycosyl hydrolase, translating into MTNLIEFKLFAPYNQEAAVIGCFSDWQPIPMEKDEQGYFRTKVELEDGSYQYKFRIRSKSWFLEPDQWVDIVDPCATDVIDDADQKGVIRIKDGEKIVDTYVWKHDDKPLPGDHELVIYELHVADFSGGEDDPYARGKYKHVIEKLDYLCELGINAIELMPVKEYPGDYSWGYNPRYFFATESSYGSTEDLKRLIDECHGRGIRVIMDGIYNHSEASCPLTQIDHDYWYHHSPRDPDNNWGPEFNYEHYDENLDVKPAWKFIGEVVKFWIEEYHIDGIRYDAARQIANYDFMGWIVNETKEIAGFKPFYNVAEHIPETPTITNVDGPMDGCWHDSFFHNMMAHLCGDRFDMEELKDVIDGQRQGFMGVTNIVNYTGNHDHKRLMLELADRNIFDEAAFKRAKLGYAILMTAVGVPMIWMGEEFGDYHPKEINPNKIDWTLLKNDNNKGLFEYVKGLIHLRKDNHALYTTNIDFFHENPETKVLAYTRWNEEGSRVVVVANFSDNFLAGYQVPNFPANGHWHEWTMNYDLETSDDNLITDLGEYEAKVFVWQ; encoded by the coding sequence ATGACCAATTTAATTGAGTTTAAGTTATTTGCTCCTTACAACCAAGAAGCGGCGGTAATCGGCTGCTTTTCTGATTGGCAACCTATCCCAATGGAAAAGGATGAGCAAGGTTATTTCCGCACTAAGGTTGAATTAGAAGACGGGTCTTATCAATATAAGTTCCGCATTCGTTCAAAAAGTTGGTTTTTAGAACCGGATCAATGGGTTGATATTGTTGATCCTTGTGCAACTGATGTGATTGATGATGCGGATCAAAAAGGGGTTATTCGCATTAAAGATGGAGAAAAGATTGTTGATACTTATGTTTGGAAACATGACGATAAACCGCTTCCTGGGGATCATGAATTAGTTATCTATGAATTGCACGTTGCCGATTTTTCAGGAGGAGAAGATGATCCCTATGCTAGAGGAAAATATAAGCACGTTATCGAGAAATTAGATTATCTTTGCGAACTGGGAATTAATGCTATAGAATTGATGCCGGTTAAAGAGTATCCGGGGGATTATAGTTGGGGTTACAATCCTCGTTATTTCTTTGCGACAGAGTCAAGTTATGGTTCAACAGAAGATTTAAAACGGTTAATTGATGAATGTCACGGTCGGGGGATTCGAGTGATTATGGATGGGATTTATAATCATTCGGAGGCATCTTGTCCTCTCACTCAAATCGATCATGATTATTGGTATCATCATAGTCCCCGTGATCCGGATAATAATTGGGGGCCAGAGTTTAATTATGAACATTATGATGAAAATTTAGACGTTAAGCCGGCTTGGAAATTTATAGGAGAAGTGGTTAAATTTTGGATAGAGGAATATCATATTGATGGGATTCGTTACGATGCCGCCCGACAAATTGCCAATTATGACTTTATGGGTTGGATTGTCAACGAAACTAAAGAAATAGCCGGTTTTAAACCTTTTTATAATGTTGCGGAACATATTCCCGAAACTCCGACAATTACGAATGTTGATGGCCCAATGGATGGCTGTTGGCATGATAGTTTCTTTCATAATATGATGGCTCATCTTTGTGGCGATCGCTTTGATATGGAAGAACTCAAAGATGTGATTGATGGACAGCGTCAAGGGTTTATGGGAGTGACTAATATTGTCAATTATACAGGCAATCACGATCATAAACGGTTGATGTTAGAATTAGCCGATCGCAATATTTTTGATGAAGCGGCTTTTAAGCGAGCTAAGTTAGGATATGCTATCTTAATGACTGCGGTTGGTGTGCCTATGATTTGGATGGGGGAAGAGTTTGGGGATTATCATCCGAAGGAAATTAACCCGAATAAAATTGACTGGACGTTGTTAAAAAATGACAATAATAAGGGATTATTTGAATATGTTAAAGGGTTAATTCATTTACGGAAAGACAATCACGCTTTATATACGACTAATATTGATTTCTTCCACGAAAATCCAGAGACTAAAGTGTTAGCTTATACTCGTTGGAATGAGGAAGGTTCTAGAGTCGTGGTTGTGGCTAATTTTTCCGATAATTTCTTAGCGGGTTATCAAGTTCCTAATTTTCCGGCTAATGGACATTGGCATGAATGGACGATGAATTATGATCTGGAAACTAGCGACGATAATCTCATTACTGATTTAGGAGAATATGAAGCAAAAGTCTTTGTTTGGCAATAG